The segment tggggtcgcaaagagtcagacgtgactgagcgactaagcacagcacatcttcCTAGTTTCATCCTTATCACTCACTACCCCCAACCCAAACCGCCTTGTCTAGTCAATTCTTTACACATCTGTTGTTTCTTTATCTAAGAGAGGTATATAAACTTCGTGCTCAGATTACTTCTCTTGTGAAGGCTCCCATGTAcatgtataaataaattaaataaaatttgtatgcTCTTCTCCTATTAATTTGTCAGTCTAATTTGCAGACCCAGCCAGAACCCTAGGAGTGTTGAAGGAAACTTCTTCCTCCTCTACACCTCAAAGGTCCTGTATGTCTGGCTTTCCACCTCTTAGACTCATCTCTCTCTAGCCTCCTCCTAGCTTCACCCTGGCTGGTCTCTGTCTGGTGTGTCTTCTAGATATCCCCATGGGGatgtatttatttgcttataaATCTTTAACAAACTAACCATGAACTTGGTGCTTAAAACAACACGGATTTATTAGCTTGCAGTTCTGAAGGGCAGAATCCCGTGACGTGGGTCTCTTGGGCTATCATCAGGGTATTGGCAGGGCTGCATTCCATCTGGAGATGCTGGGGGAATCTTTCCccttgcctttttcagcttctggaggctgcccacattcctttgttgatggctcccttccatcttcaaagccagtgaCTGTGGCTTGAGTCTTTTTCAGGTTGTATTACTCTGACACCAGCTCTCTAGCCTCCGTTTTCCATTCATGTGGACTCTTCTGATTACCCTGGGCCCAACTGATAATCCAGGTTAATCTTTCCATCTCAGGGCCATCTGATGAGCAACGttaattccatatgtatgttAATTCCCTGTCATGTAACATAGTCACATATTTCAGAGTTGAGGGTGTGGGCATCTAAGGTGAGCTGATATTCTGCCCACCACAGgggtgcttcagatcagatcagatcagtcgcttagtcatgtccaactctttgcgaccccacgaatcccagcacgccaggcctccctgtccatcatcaactcccggagttcactcagactcacgtccatcgagtcagtgatgccatccagccatctcatcctctgtcgtcccctttaccTGTCTTTTAAATCTTGCCTGAAGGCTCATCTTCTCACTGAGACCTCCTGTTTAATACTGGAAACTGTCCATTCTTCATCTCCACATTCTCAGCCCTCTTACTCGGCTCTACACTTTCTTTTATTCCAAAGCACACTTATTTCCAGCTAATACACAGTTTTATACATGTGTACACCTCCTGTTGCAGATGTACACTCCAGGATATTTCTTGATTGCTGCCTCTGAAGCATGTTGATAGTCCCTAGTTTGTGGGCATTGTGAACTAATGTTTGTTGAACGAATGGGTGAATGAACAGAGGGTGAACCTTAAGCAAATCGTTTTCACAGGATCTTTGCTTTCGTGTTGCCCGGCATGGAAGCCTGATACAGACCTAGAATGAAGGAAAGGACTTGGAACTGACCCCTAAACTCACACTTTACTCTCTCACCTCAAAGCTTTTAATTCTGCCAGCTCTAGAACTACAAAACCTCAGAAATCAGAAAGACTGGCGTCAGAAGGACTCTGTAGGAGCCATAAAGGGCCAAGAGACAGAGAAATGTTCGCATTCGCTGCCAAAAAACATTCTCCCTGTGAGTCCTGCAGCTGTCTGGGGCAGTGTCTCTGGCAGCTCTTGGACCCTTGTTGGCCCCAAGGCGAAAAATCTGAGCTCGACAAGGCTGAAGAATCCATGGAGCTGGAGGCAGCTAAAATGGTATGGGAGTGGGGCGGAGAGTTGACAGGGATTCCGGGATTGAGGATATCCCATGAAGTTTAAAGCTGCAAACCTTTATTCCTTTAGGAACCACATAGCAAAGTGAAGGggtttaaagaaaacaaagaaatggcTTATTCTTGTAGCCAACATGTCAGCGCCATGATTTGAGTGCTTGGTTGACCCTTCTATTGTTTTAATTCAGCAAAGCCGAAATGTATCCTGAAAATGCCATTTTAGTGATTTGAATGGGAAAGATAAAACATTCTGTAGGCATGGTGTTTGCTAGACAGATGACCCACCTTGCTGCTTACCCAGCTCTCATTTGTGAACTCTCATTATTCACTTTGCTGATTATTTCGAGAGCTTTAGCTCCTTGCCTCGAGTTCCTCAGAGGAACATGCCTTTTGGCCATGGCTGCTGCCTTTTTTGGTAGTGGGTTCTGCTCTTAAACTAGAGATACTGTTTCCTTTCTCCTTGTGACTTGGCCTTTAGAGAGGTTTGATGTCTGAGGAAAAGCTTTGTACTATACTGATGCTGCCCTGGTTCTGTGTTAGTCGAGAACCCTCTTCCAGTAAACGAGAATCCAAGGTCACTCCATCCAAGCCAGACCTTTGGAGTATGAGATACTTGTCCTTGTCCCTAGCTATGATTCTTTTTATAGGTCTTACCTTTTATGTTTGCTTGTTATGTTTTCTAGTCTCTCTCAGTTAAAAAACACTCTGCGATCTGTAACTTAATCCCGATGTATTTTTTAGGTACTTTtgagttatgatttttttttttttttcacttctaccTGTACTTCTGCCGGTTTGTTTGAAGTTAGACCCAGGTTCCAGACGCCACAGCTCAATGACGCTGTTGGCCAGAGGCTTGGAGCACATTTGTACCATGTTTTTGGATTTGTCTTGGTTTCTGGCTTTTTTGTAGTGGTCAGGTAGCCATAGCAGGCTCTTGAAAGGACAGTATACAACTGATCGCTCAAaagatagtttcctttgttgtgccatTTAACAAGAATTTAGATTTTAATGGGTGAGGATGGCTAATGCAATacgccaaaaaaatgaaaatatgctttCATAATTATCTGTGGTTCGAAAAACCTGAAGTGAGATAGAAAAACAAGCTACCAAGTTTGCATATTATTTACAGAGGTGATTGCTCTTTCATGCtcgagtttttgtttttgtttcctaaaGGAACTGCTCTTGACCTTAAGTATATATTTGATTGCTTAGTATGTACAAATCCCGGAGCTGGATATGGAATAGGTGTGACTTGGGGGCCTTCCTGGCAGATAGAACTGTACAGGCAAAGCCAGAAGAAGGTATGGTCTTCAGTGTACCGTGACTGCATGGAGGACAAGGAGCAGTTCATATTTTTAGATGcttgactgaggagcctggtgaaagCAGTTGTCAAGGATCTCAGATGTCTGTAGACTCTTCATATTAGCTGTTTGCACTTTATTTGCTAGGCAGTGGAGAACTATTGAGAGTTTAGAAAAGTCTGTTGGAAATAGTGTGACGTGTGAATGAGGATGATGAGGGAAGTTTTGGGAGGCTGTAATTTGGTGGTCCAGATAAGAGATGAGGGCCCAGATCAGGATGGTCTACGTCTCAGTGGACTGGCTGGTGCGGATAGATAGTCCTCATGAGAATTGTGCAGTAGCCTTTTCTGTGACTTTAAACCACACAGATCTGATCCCTGAATCAAGTGGGTTCTAGGTCTTGGAAACTTTTTCCCCCTTAGCAGACGGTGTACTTAATGAGAATTCTCAGACTGTCTTGATTAGCTGTCTGTCTTGTTTGGTGGCTGTCTGAAGGAGGTTTGAAAATAGGAAAGAAGCTAAttagttttcagaatttttttattaGGAAGTTTGGAAAATAGggactttgctttttttcttcatatGACCAGGAAGCTGTTAGTCCTAGCTGTGAGCAAACAGTAGCATTGGTTTCCCCAAATCCATTATTGTAAGAAACTTAAGATATTAAAGTATACAGAGGGCCATTTAAGTAAAAaccagggtggggggcaggaattccatttaaaaagtctttttggAAATTTGAAAGTAAACTATGAATGAAAACATAAAGGCCACTTcttcccctgccctccaccccaccctttAAAATCCATGTTCCCACCAAGCTGACACCTCGAGGATCTTTCTCTCTCAGAACCAGGGAAAGTTTAGAATAGTCTAGGTCGATCTGTGCTCAGTGTCTTTTCATAAATGATTTCATGAAGAATGACAGGAGAAAAAGTAGTCTTAGTTGGCACAATTGATGTCTAAATTAAGAGGGGAACATACATTGAAACACTTTCTTTAAGCTTTAAAATTAATGGTTCTATGTTGCTGGAATATGGCCTTTTATTTTGCTTCCAAAGAGTTTCAGAGCCAGTAGAATCTATAAATAGTGCACAGCCTGGTTGTCTGTGGTAGACTGAGTAGAGCAGAATTGCCTGTCCTTAAGTGAAGGGGAAGTAGCTTTACATTTTTAGTAACTGAATTGTTGGCCAGCATAAAGGTAAGGGCCATGTGAGCGACTTATTTATAACTTCCCATAAAGGTATGTGTCTGCCTCAAGCAGAGAAACTGTCTGGGGTGCTTGAAATGAAAAAGTGCAGTAGAATCATTTTCCATACACAGCCTTCCTAGCTAGTTGGTGCAATAAAGTGATTGTTCGCCTCCCTGGGGCTTTCAGAAAGAGGGGTGTCAATAGATTAGCTCATTAGTGTCCACTTCCTGTGGAATGGAAGGGATGAGGCCATTAAATTTGAATCTGTGGTTTTCTGTAGTGATGAATGTTTAGATATTAACTCCTCAGGGTGTGGAGGACATGCATTTAAGCTTGATTTAACCTGTTGGGCGTGGTCCTCCTAAATGGTCTACCTGTGTAGTCTAACCACAATTAGACTCTTATCAAAATATCGATACTTCACGGCTATGAAAGCATCTTATTTTTTCACAGGTTCAGTTCAACTATAActagtgctttttctttttgtaagatAAAGAACATACAATCAGACCGAATTCCCTGGTAACAGtgggagaagggaagaagagtaaaacatttttatggcATCCCGTAAAGAGTATGGTAAACCCTTTACGTAGATGCCAGAAAATGGAATCCATTGTCACATGTTATAAATTTCATCACATATGCATCAGGGGTAAATCATGTGCAGGCCAGGTTTAACTCGACGGATGAAATTTTTATAATCATAAATATGCAAGTAAAAGACTTTTTCAGCCCTcctttgttgcttatttattttcatagacCGAGTTTTTCTGAATATTACGTTGACCATTAAAGTAGCTGCATATGTggctaaaatgtaaattttggtTTCTTTGCCAATTTTGTGACTCTGTTTAGTATTGGAGCAAGTTGTATTAAGTGGTAAATGGCCCATTAACCATATTGGGGTCCTCATAGCAGCACTCATTTCAAATTGTGCTGCTTTAcaatttacatattaaaaaatgtgCACTTGATTTTGTTCAGAGACAAAGGTGACATCCTATATAAACATTACTCCAAACAGTCCTGTTTATTGGTCCAATTATTTCAATTGAAAGATGCTGGTTTACTGCATCTTAGTGTATGtgaagggaacttccctggtggctcagatggtaaagcgtgaACAATTCTCAGCAAAACTGTTAGAGATCCCTTGATTGTAGTGGCAGAATAACCTCACAGGGAGGGTTTCaattcacttttaattttaagCTCCAGGATTAAGGATCATTTATAGTATAAGGTAACAGTGTGGGCAAATAGAGCTTTTCTCAATGCCCTTCTGATATTTGGGGGAAAGAATGTTTTTATGCAAGGCATTCACTAATGAATTACATGACTGCCTTTTCTCACTgtaaatataatttcattcaGATTTCCTCCCTTCTCCCATATCCTTAAGAGATAGGATAGCATGCAgtgttttgcttcattttattatgaaaaaaaaaaaaaaaaaattttttttttttttttttaagatgtggtTTAAGGTAGTTCTTTAGGATAGATGCCAAGGTAACTAGTTAATACTGTTTTAAAATCAGGCTCTTAATTAAAAATGCTTAATTTGTGCAAGAAAACTACATGTtaaaatgaatttggaaagaTTAGATTGGAATTGCCTCAAATTCAATTAAGCCACACTGCATGGACGTGCTGGGAATATCAATACAATCACTGTAAATTTTGTACAAACTGATTTGTTGCATTATCTTGCTCATCTAACATACGGTACTTTTTGTGTCCATATTGCAGACGGCAACTCCAAACTAACATGGCAGTCAGACTGTGTGATGTGGCTTCTCTGCTTAGAAGTGGTTCGTGGGCAGCAGAGCCTTGGACCGGggtctgtgggatttttcttaAATTCTGTAGGCTACTTTTTTTTAGCATGTTGCAGGAGTGCTGAGGCCATACCAAACACTTGAACTTTTCATTTGGCATACGAATTATTCTTACATTTAACCTATTGTGGTATGGCCATCATTAGGATGTAAAGCACATTGCAATTTTAGTGGTATATGTAGTATCAGAACCTGCTTTTGTATGTAACTTGTATTATCTTAATTAGGATTTAGTGCAGCCTCAAAAGAGTGacaagcttttttaaaaacaaaaaacaaaagttttggTATGGTCTGAATACTAAGTTACCAtaattttttcattctgtttactATGTATTTTTTTGGTTACTAAATTTTGAAGTTATTTACAATTCCTGATGcttaaaaaaatgtcaaaattgtAAATCTGGCTGAAAATTATTTGCCCAGTAACTGTTGAAAGAGTTTGCATTCTGTGAACAGTTGTGTTGAGCCTATCAATGGAATATgcattatttgtaaaatatagcACATTAGTATCATTTTATTCTGAGCAGATGGTCCTATAGCTGAGAGATGCTGTAATTTTCAGCACACACAGCCTACTGCAGCTGTTCACTTGAATGTTGGCTTAGGAGCTCATTCTTGCCACCTGAACATGGAAATAAATGTGCAATTAAGTGAGGAGTGTTTGTTGTCCTTGCTAAATCCTGCTAATTTCAGTCAATgaacattttatatttcaaatgcCATCCCAGTGAGCTTTAGTCCGAATCTTGTATTTGGGTCTCATGTAGTCTCCACATATACCCTAAGTTTTTGATTAGTGATTTGTTTTAATTGGCCTTGGCCACTCTCATCTTGCAGATCATTGTTTTCCTGACTGCTGGACAAAGGTTAATCTCACATACATTTTCCTGTGGAAAGAGTGACCCTGGGCTAATATTCTATAAACTGGAACGGTTATGCTTTATTAGCAAATCTGAAACCTCCTTTCACAGTTTCAGATAAATTggttaattataataaaatgcatATCTTGAATTGCTTccggttttttttttccccaatacagATTTCCAAaggtttctttatttctcttcaccTCCCTAAAGTATTCTCTGAAAATACATACTTGAGATAGGTAGTTTGTAGCTTGCAGAGTAAAGAACCCATTTcttttgaaaaggaaatgaagtttTGGAAGGGGTTATAGTTGGTTTGACATTTCATAGATAGGCTGGATTTTTGTCTCCTGTTTTTTACCCTGACAGCACGGCTCTTGTCCAGTCTGACCAGTCTCAATCTGTTCAGTTGACCAGTCGCAATCTACCCTGTGCTGCCTTCTTTTATAAACATCTCTTGGCAGTAGAGTTCTTCCTGTTTGCTTATCCATGGTTAtgcccttttatttttcttaggcaatatgctttttaaaagacatttttccccctcttttcttGTAACAGCCTTTGCCtctactttgctttttaaaaaattttttaaaattttacctcaAATTCTTTGCCTTTCATGTGTTAATCCTTCCCTAAAACTAGCACCCTATCAATTCAGGATGGTCGGTTTTGTAGTTCTTTGTGGAACTGAAAGATGGATGGAATATGAAGGGCAATCCTTTCAGTGATGCTTGGATTTTTGGATTCCCCCACAATATTGGGTTCTAAAGTAGATTGTTTTTGGAAAATGGTTTTAGAGAATTTGGGGCTGTGGTTTGTAACTCTTGCTCAAAGAGCACAGAATTGCTTTTTAGGAAACTAGATCTAAATTTGCTTAGTAAGAGATTTTTAAAGTAGCCTGAACAATTTGAGGCCATTTTCCCCAACTGCTGTTTATTCTGTATTTGGAGTTTATAGAAGATACCTTATCACTTGTGTTTTCAACAGGCTTAGGCGCTCAAATGAAAATTCCTTGGGCTGGTCTGTTTGCAAAAGTTGACACATTTGCATTGTTGTTCTGGTGAACTagataggtttttttgtttttgtttttccttttaagtcCGAGTCAAGGCAAAATATCACTTGGCATTGTTTGGGGGATTTTATTTTGATGCTGTGGATCAGCTGCCTTGTTGGTGATCTTTAGCTGCCAAGGTTGACAAGAATGGCCTGTTAGATTGACAAGGTACACTAAGTACTCAGCTTATTCCCCAGGTTATCCTGCAAACCCTAACATAAGACATTtgctattttcttatttcttaccaATGATAGAGGTATGAGATACCgtcaattaaaaacattttcaatatGTAACCAAAACAGTACATGTTgacaaatttataatttttcaaagtaCTCTTGCTCCTTGATTTTAATTAATGGATGTCTGTCAGTTTCGGAATAAACTCCTAGGCTAACTAAATATCTCTGCAAAGttagggttctttttttttttttaactttgtttctgGTAGCATgttaaacacttttattttctggTATTTTTAGTCAGGATTTAATTCTATGCCCTTTGCTACTAAATTTCCTCAACTCTGTGGACACAGCAGGTGAGTAAGGATTGTGAATAGACCTAGAATGGGGTTCTAGAGAATGTTAAAGATGTAAATTGTGCTTTCGTGCATGTGTGGAATATGTATGTCAAAAATACAGCTGTGATCTTAAATCGAATAGCTTAATGTGAAGTAAAAGTTAGCATAGGTGTTGTACTTTTTGAagctttgttgtcatttcagcaGGACGACTTGTGTTTAGTGACAAGTGTTTAAATTTTTGGATGGAATCTCAAATAGTTTGTGAAATATGAATTCTGACAtttcttgttttctctgtttttagcAGGTAATTGCTGCCATGGAAACACAACTGTCTAATGGGCCAACTTGCAATAACACAGCCAACGGTCCAACCACCATAAACAACAACTGCTCATCACCAGTTGACTCCGGGAACACAGAGGACAGCAAGACCAACTTAATAGTCAACTACCTTCCTCAGAACATGACacaggaggaactaaagagtctttttgGGAGCATCGGTGAGATAGAGTCCTGTAAGCTTGTAAGAGACAAAATAACAGGTATGCAGTTTTAGATAAGGTTCCTCACATGTAAATGATTATGTTTCAAGGTGTGAGAAAATTAAGTTTACTGCCTGTAAATCATTCAGTGCTAGAATTTTACACATCtagattttctctctctgttctctggCTACATCAGCACTATGAAACTTTAACTTTtagatagttttaaatttttatttcaaagcataaaatatttttttatgagCAGTATATATTTAACTAGACTTTTATATAATCTGAACTATACaataacatttttgaaaatgtttcaaaGTTGTACGTGTATCTGGAGCAGCAAGCATCATGTTAACCTTTAGTTTTGAGCTTGCATGGTTTAACATTTCAACAATGAAATAAGGGGAGAATTGTATTTAGCAGAGGAAAATGACCTTAAAATGTCCTTTTTCCTTAAGTCTCTGTAGTTCTGCTTATATATGACCAAGTAAATGGTAATACTGACATTGTCAGTGTATAAATATTTGTACAGATACAATTTGAGTATGGCAAGATCTTAGCTTCTGTCTGTTaacaaggaaagggaaaagtggtATCTGAGTGCTCCTCTTAAAAGATAAGAATGAAAAGATGAGTAATTTGGATT is part of the Bubalus kerabau isolate K-KA32 ecotype Philippines breed swamp buffalo chromosome 4, PCC_UOA_SB_1v2, whole genome shotgun sequence genome and harbors:
- the ELAVL2 gene encoding ELAV-like protein 2 isoform X10, whose translation is MAVRLCDVASLLRSGSWAAEPWTGQVIAAMETQLSNGPTCNNTANGPTTINNNCSSPVDSGNTEDSKTNLIVNYLPQNMTQEELKSLFGSIGEIESCKLVRDKITGQSLGYGFVNYIDPKDAEKAINTLNGLRLQTKTIKSGLSCEEQLEKPLTRAFIAWYFCLPSFPFK
- the ELAVL2 gene encoding ELAV-like protein 2 isoform X11, which translates into the protein MAVRLCDVASLLRSGSWAAEPWTGQVIAAMETQLSNGPTCNNTANGPTTINNNCSSPVDSGNTEDSKTNLIVNYLPQNMTQEELKSLFGSIGEIESCKLVRDKITGQSLGYGFVNYIDPKDAEKAINTLNGLRLQTKTIKVSLVKNSLRSH
- the ELAVL2 gene encoding ELAV-like protein 2 isoform X12 — protein: MAVRLCDVASLLRSGSWAAEPWTGQVIAAMETQLSNGPTCNNTANGPTTINNNCSSPVDSGNTEDSKTNLIVNYLPQNMTQEELKSLFGSIGEIESCKLVRDKITGQSLGYGFVNYIDPKDAEKAINTLNGLRLQTKTIKVPL